Proteins encoded within one genomic window of Vanrija pseudolonga chromosome 3, complete sequence:
- the yakc_0 gene encoding Aldo-keto reductase yakc [NADP(+)]: MPATLKFQDITVPVPGFGAMGFSQSYGPADDTVSKKTLAHAIDIGCTFWDTAVVYGKGHNETLIGEVLRDLKARDKVFVASKCGFDCIGSSEKLGTVTNKPAHIAEYIEGSKQRLGFYPDLYYLHRIDPSTPLEDSIPALNKLKTDGKVKYIGLSECSAATLRKACAIAHIDALQIEYSPWHTDHEDNGLIDAARELGVTIIAYSPLGKGILSGQYRSLDDFPADDIRRTIPRFHGDNFAKNLRIVDEFARLASKKGCTPSQLALAWVVAQGAIPIPGTKTEGRLDENFGARNVELNEAELKELRVLIDTAKPVGNRYSDAHMAMVGK, from the exons atgcCCGCGACTCTCAAGTTCCAAGACATCACCGTCCCTGTGCCGGGCTTCGGCGCGATGGGCTTCTCGCAGAGCTACGGCCCTGCCGACGACACCGTTTCCAAGAAGACACTGGCGCACGCGATCGACATTGGCTGTACTTTCTGGGACACGGCCGTCGTGTACGGCAAGGGCCACAACGAGACGCTCATTGGCGAGGTGCTGCGCGACCTCAAGGCGCGGGACAAGGTGTTTGTCGCGTCCAAGTGCGGCTTTGAC TGCATCGGCTCGTCTGAGAAGCTTGGCACAGTGACAAACAAGCCCGCCCACATCGCCGAGTACATTGAGGGCTCGAAGCAGCGTCTCGGGTTCTACCCCGACCTGTACTACCTCCACCGTATCGACCCGTCCACGCCGCTCGAGGACAGCATCCCGGCGCTGAACAAGCTCAAGAcggacggcaaggtcaagtACATTGGCCTGAGCGAATGCAGTgccgcgacgctgcgcaAGGCGTGTGCGA TCGCGCAcatcgacgcgctccagATCGAGTACTCGCCGTGGCACACCGACCACGAGGACAACGGGCTgatcgacgcggcgcgcgagctgggcgtcaCGATCATCGCGTACAGCCCGCTCGGGAAGGGGATTTTGTCGGGGCAGTaccgctcgctcgacgacttccccgccgacgacatccGGCGCACGATCCCCAGGTTCCACGGGGACAACTTTGCCAAGAACCTGCGGATCGTGGACGAGTTTGCAAGGCTCGCGTCCAAGAAGGGCTGCACGCCGagccagctcgcgctggcgtgGGTCGTGGCCCAGGGCGCTATTCCGATCCCGGGCACCAAGACGGAGGGACGGCTCGACGAGAACTTTGGCGCGCGGAACGTCGAGCTgaacgaggccgagctcaaggagctgcGCGTGTTGATCGACACGGCCAAGCCGGTCGGTAATAGATACAGCGACGCTCACATGGCCATGGTGGGGAAGTAG
- the BUD32 gene encoding EKC/KEOPS complex subunit BUD32 — MTTYEYAAPSLGLIEQAELLKQGAEAKVFALPSLLPPPEVYYPPLHPAASSSKPTPTPTPTPTAVILKHRFPKTYRHPSLDASLTRTRLQFEARALARCARAGVSAPRVLWVDEPAGVVAMERVDGWSVREILGGGAEGEVEVGANDEVERDAGAEAVVQEEEEEAAESDGLKALRAAGVAVPDLMTAIGAALARLHATAIIHGDLTTSNMMVRMTPGAAAPYEVVLIDFGLASTASMPESYAVDLYVLERAFASTHPASEGLYAGVLEAYGAGLGEKKWKPIETKLKEVRLRGRKRDMTG; from the exons ATGACAACATACGAGTAcgctgcgccgtcgctcgGGCTAatcgagcaggccgagctgctaAAGCAGGGTGCTGAGGCG AAAGTCTTCGCCCTGCCCTCGCTCCTGCCCCCACCAGAAGTCTACTACCCGCCGTtgcaccccgccgcctcgtcctcaaaGCCCACCCCGACCCCCACCCCGACCCCCACCGCGGTGATCCTCAAGCACCGCTTCCCCAAGACGTACCGCCACCCCTCTCTGGACGCGAGCCTGACCCGCACGCGGCTGCAGttcgaggcgcgcgcgctcgcgcgctgtGCCCGCGCGGGCGTGTCTGCACCGCGCGTGCTgtgggtcgacgagcccgccggcgtggtggccatggagcgcgtcgacgggtGGAGCGTGCGTGAgatcctcggcggcggcgccgagggggaagtggaggtcggcgcgaatgacgaggtcgagcgggatgccggcgccgaggcggtggtgcaggaggaggaggaggaggcggccgagtcggacgggCTCAAGGCGCTGCGtgctgccggcgtcgctgtccCAGACCTCATGACGGCGattggcgcggcgctggcccgGCTGCACGCGACGGCTATCATCCACGGCGACCTGACCACGTCCAACATGATGGTGCGGATGAcgcctggcgccgcggcgccgtacGAGGTC gtGCTCATCGACTTTGGCctcgcgtcgacggcgagcatgCCCGAGAGCTACGCCGTCGACCTGtacgtcctcgagcgcgcgttCGCGTCCACGCACcccgcgagcgaggggcTGTATGCCGGC GTGCTGGAGGCGTACGGCGCTGGGCTGGGGGAGAAGAAGTGGAAGCCGATCGAGACAaagctcaaggaggtgcgCTTGCGCGGACGGAAGCGCGACATGACGGGTTAG